Genomic segment of Eschrichtius robustus isolate mEscRob2 chromosome 7, mEscRob2.pri, whole genome shotgun sequence:
AACCACAGTCCCCTGTGGCATTTACTAAAAACTGCAGATTCTGGTTTGAAAAAAACCCAGCTTCATTCACTAAGTACAGATCTCTGAATGCCTTTAGATAGACTCTTCAGTTCTAGTTTTAAAACTGAAGATTTTAACAAAACGTTTCGTTAAACAGATTCTCTGCCCATGTATCACCAATGTATTCTTTTcaaaatgtggaaataaatggCCAAATCTCTTAGGGAGATGAGGGCAAGCAGGGAGGAGGGAGTTAGTTTAAAGTACGTGTGCCTGTCAAGGGGAGGGGCTCTTCCGGACTCCCGGGCGTGGTGATGTGAACAAGGCAAACTGCAGCTTCATTTTCTCACACAGAATCCTACTAAGGTTAACTCAAATTACTTATGAATTCAGAAATCAGGATTTGGCCTTTGGGGAGTTCTATCACAGCATATAATTTGGGATATGTCACTAGCTCAATATCCATTTCTCTCGAAGCAAGTTTCTACCTGCTGAAAAGTTGAGGTGTCAGCTCTCCCACTCACAAATCCTAGTGGATTAGCTGAAGCTACAGTTATTCTTCACTAAACGTTTTTGGAATTTAAATTATGAGAATCTAAAATAGCGCCCAGTGTAGGCAGTCTTCTCCCACCAGCTAAAAACCCTCCAAGTTCCCAGTGAATCATCACTTTTAATCACACCATGATGAAAAGAAATTAACTGCAGATGGATGGCATTTTATATTGACTGccatccaaaatatgtaaaaaagaaaagtctcagaGAGAGATGAAGAATCTCCTCCTGGCTCAAAGATCTTATTCCAAATCTGGAAGGATCGCGACAGGGCACCCTAAGTTCTACATAAGGGAGATCTCTTCACCCCAAGTCCGATCACTGCTGCAGAAATGTACTGATTCCCTTGTGGGGCGGtggggggtcgggggaggggcgTTTCACCACTTCGTACCTATGAACACTAGCTGCTTTTCTGGGATCCTCAAATTTCTTATTTCCCAACCTCCATCTTCACTGCCAACAGTTTTCCCGACTCCAGTATGCCCTCAAAAACCCCTAATTGTTTCTAGCCCTGGCTGTTCTCATCTTCCCTGCTGAAATTCAGACGGGTGATGGCTAGGGTCAAGGGCAGGGAAGGAACAGTCAGGGTTGAGGTCAGCAGATGCAGGTGAGCTGAGTCCAAGGGgacagggggcggggggggccggTTAGTAATTTAAGAAGTCGATGCCAACCTTGACACTCTTGGAGGTGGCTACATCAATGGCCGTGGCCTTGATCTCGGTGTCCCCGAACTGCATGAGGGTCTGGATCTCCCTGCGGGTGGGCACGGCAGTGCCGCTGGCCCCCGTGAGATCGAGGCGCAGCGTGCCGCACTTCTTCACCCCGGGGTCGGTGATGAAGCTCACGCTGTCCAGCTCAGAGCTATAGATGTTGATGACAATGACCAGCTGGGAGGGCTTGGCCGGGGTGTAGCTGCGCTTGACCAGCTCGCCCAGGGCCACGGACTGGTCGGCGGAGATGAACTTGTCGAAGACGTCAGTGCACCAGCGAGTGCCGTCCTTCACCAGCAGCTTCTCGGGCGGGTGCTTGCCCTCCACATAGCGGTTCAGCACCCCAACCCCGTAGGTGAGCGGGGACCGGCGCACCTTGATGACAGCGGGGTCCAGGCCGAAGAGGACGGCGCCCTTGAGGATGGTGAGGCCCACGTCCTGGGGGATGATGATACGGCACTTGTCGCCGAAGGCAGCCTGCACCGCCTGCTGCAGGAGGGGCGCCTCGGCGAAGCCGCCCACCAGGAAGAGGAACTTGACCGTGGACACCTCCGGCTTCTGAAACAGGTCCCCtgaaagggaggaggaagggacagAGACCTGTCACCAAAAGCCAGGGGGGACCGGGTGGCCTGAGAATGTGGAGAATGGACAAAGCCGCTTGGGCCAGCTGGAGGACAGGCTTAGTCTGAACTTGTTGAACGCAATATTTTTGTAGAGCCAATCTTTTCAAGAAAGGAGGGGTTTGTACATCAATATGCTCAGGAATAAAAACCAAAGCTACTGCTAAGTAGAAACCCATTTTAACAGCCAGACAGTGATCAGTTTACGTAGTTCTTTGTTACACATAAATGAATACCCCTTGCCCTCTCCAAACCTGCGGTTCTGTTAAGGCAGGCTGTTATCAATATTATTCTTTGGTTTTTCATAAAATTCCCATCCCACCTCTAGGAGTTCTGACCGTGTAGGTGCAGGGTGGGAAGTGGGTGGAGGGCCTGGATACTGAAAGAGGCCCTGGTGAGTCTACTGTGTGTCCCTGGGCGAGGGCCCCTGAGGCAGCAGGTTAACTGCGCGGCCAGATTCTGTTTGCTCTCTTGTGGGAGACCTTTCTTTGGTTTACACAGCAGTTCCTCCCCCCCAGCAGAGGTTGCGGTTTCTAATTTGTTCTGATACAGCAAAGACGATCTCCCGGCTCTCTGACTTTTGAAGCCAAATGGAAGCCCAAGTGAGAACAGGCTCTGGGCTGCTTTGCAGTACCTGAGGTGAGGGATCCACAGCCAGTGCCCAGCAACCGCCCTCATGCatgcccaggccctgcccactcCTGCCGGGGCCCTGGCCTGCGGCTCCAAGACCCAGACCCCCCTGCCATCCTGACTTCACATATACTGGTTGGTGATACTGGAAACATCAGTCCCCATTCTTGGCTCTGCCCCACTGAGTGGCCGAGCCCTGGCTGATCACTTACGGAGATGCTCAATGATGCTATCAATGGTCGGCTTAAAAAGGGCATTCATGGCATCTGGACTCATCCTCAGCATCCCCTGCGAGGACCACTTCACAAAATCCACACTGTGGAGGCATGACAGAGAGAGAATGAGCGGCGAGTGTATAAAGGATACCCAGGCTAACCTGCATAGCCATGGGCCCTGGTAGAATGGTTGTCACATCCGAGGGGGCCGAAGGGGGCTTGAAAGTCCAAAGAACCCTTAGAAATACACTAAACCACCAGGACCCAGACCCTTAGAAGCTTCAAAGCTAAGGCATAacctcttttgtttctctttgcttttgcctGTGGCCAACATTGCCCTGAGACAGTGGAAGCCAAAGTCCAGTGCAGAAGGCAGGGAGAtaaataattcaacaaatatttaccgagCACCTACTACCTATGCATCAGGTTCTGTTGTAGACACTGGGGATAAAGCAGGGCCCCAAACAGACAAACTTCCCTGATTTCATACAGCTTATCTTTTTAGTGCGTAATCATAGCTGACACAGAGATAGTATTTTCCAGGtctcaggcattgtgctaagcataTACGAatacatttcatcctcacaacaacccttcgAGGTAAGTGGAATTATcatgcccattttccagatgaaaaaaCTAAGGAACATAAAAGttgagtcacttgcccaaggtcacacggcaaGTGTGTAGGATTGGAACTCAAGAGTCCACaccaccttcctcctccccatgaaCAGAATCTACCCCCTAGACTGTCCTGAGCCAAACATGAGCCCAGCTCACTTGCTCTTCCTCAAGGCGTGCTCCACACTGTGCCCACGGAACTTCTTGTAGTAGTCAATGAAGGAGAAGGGCAGGGTGATGTTCAGCGGGTTAGTTCGGTCCGGGGCAGCTGCCCTTTTGCGAGACTCAAATGCAATCATTAAGTCAACCCAGGCCGCAGGACGCTTGATTTTGAATTGCTCAATAAAATCCTCTCCGAATATTTTACACAGAAGCTTTTCAAATTCATAATCTACTCCTAAAGATCCATAGGGTCCACCTGAGTCAAGAACAAAATGGGAGACCACTATGTTAAAAACGGTCAGAAATGGAATCCAGAGTCTGAGAAGCAGCCTAGCCTGGGTTCTGGGTTCTGCTCAAAGACAGCAGCACAGACTTGGACCCACTTAGCCAGCAGACCGCAGCTATGCGTTTTTACTTACACTTTAAAACCCTTAGGTTCTTCTCATTCCACATGGAGAAACTTTCCTACAGAAATCACTCGTCAACAATCTGtttaaaatcaattacatttgAAATAAAATCAATACATTTAACTAACTAGGGGCATCATGGTATTCCCACCCAAGATATCCAAGGACAGTGTCTGGAAAACCAGCAGACCTCACTTAGTCCCTGTGATCTACTAATTactcatccccaccccaccaagaaGAAGAGAATGTTCTTTGGTTTGATGATCTTGATCCAAGACCAGGCGTCCTGGGACCTCTCTAGAAAGCTTAACCAAATCACAGGTGACGATCATGGCCAGGATCTGAAACAGGCTCACTTTATGCCCAAACCCAAGTTATGGTGGTTTGTGTTTTAAAGGCCATTTAACTGCATTTTGCTCTCTGGTCTCACGCATCCATATCCTCTACTGCCTATAATTCCACATGCTGGTGGCACTGAAAGAATGAGATACTGAGAGAAATCTGAAATGAGTTAAACAACTC
This window contains:
- the HSPA12A gene encoding heat shock 70 kDa protein 12A isoform X3; this translates as MAPTSACSSPARSLGDTGITPLSPSHTVNDADANVSEQQTFLVVVAVDFGTTSSGYAYSFTKEPECIHVMRRWEGGDPGVSNQKTPTTILLTPERKFHSFGYAARDFYHDLDPSEAKQWLYLEKFKMKLHTTGDLTMDTDLTAANGKKIKALEIFAYALQYFKEQALKELSDQTGSEFENSDVRWVITVPAIWKQPAKQFMRQAAYQAGLASPENSEQLFIALEPEAASIYCRKLRLHQMIELSSKATVNGYSSSDTVGAGFAQAKEHVRRNRQSRTFLVENVIGEIWSELEEGDKYVVVDSGGGTVDVTVHQIRLPEGHLKELYKATGGPYGSLGVDYEFEKLLCKIFGEDFIEQFKIKRPAAWVDLMIAFESRKRAAAPDRTNPLNITLPFSFIDYYKKFRGHSVEHALRKSNVDFVKWSSQGMLRMSPDAMNALFKPTIDSIIEHLRDLFQKPEVSTVKFLFLVGGFAEAPLLQQAVQAAFGDKCRIIIPQDVGLTILKGAVLFGLDPAVIKVRRSPLTYGVGVLNRYVEGKHPPEKLLVKDGTRWCTDVFDKFISADQSVALGELVKRSYTPAKPSQLVIVINIYSSELDSVSFITDPGVKKCGTLRLDLTGASGTAVPTRREIQTLMQFGDTEIKATAIDVATSKSVKVGIDFLNY